The sequence TCCCGCCAGGCCGAGGTTCTCACGACTCGGACGGACGGGAGTGAGTTCGCGGTGATACGGAACAGGATGGTGGCCAGCGCCCTGGTGTTCCCTGCGGTGCTGGGCCTGGGCTCGCTGTACCGGCACGGGAACTGGTCGCTGGGTCCTTCCGCACCGAGTGAGCGCGACGCCTGCGCCGAGAGCGGGGGCCGCGAGGGCGACCTGTTCCTGATCCACCACTGCGCGCCCAACCCGCTCCACCGGCCGTACGCACCCAGCCCGAGCTCAATAGGGAACTGACACATCGTCAGATTTAGCGCCCAACAGTCGCGCCGCCGTCGCTCCGGCGGTCCGGGCCCCCTCGCGGTCCCCGAGCAACGCGGCGTTGACGATCGCTCCCTCGGCCAGCAGGTGGATCGAGTCGGCGGTCTGCGCGTCCAGCCCGGCCGCGGCGGTCTCGCGGTGCAGCAGGTCGCGGAAGCGTTCCTTGTGCTCCCGGGCGCAAGCGGCCACCGCTGGTGAGACCGAGCCGAGTTCGGCGAAGACATTCACGAACGCGCAGCCACGGAAACCCGGTTCGCCGAACCACTCGTGCAACCACTCGAACACCGCGCCGATCCGAGCCGCCACGCCGGCCCGCTCGTCCACCGCCGCCTGCAACGAGGCCATCCACCGCTGGTCCCGCGCGGTGAGCGCTTCCACCAGCAACTGTTCCTTCGAGCCGAAAAGCCCGTACAACCGCTTGAGGCTGACCCCGGAGGCGTCGCGGACGCTGTCCATCCCCACCGCCCGCACCCCGTGGTCGTAGAACAGCTTCTCGGCGCCGTCCAGCGCCCGCCCCCGCGCCACAGCCTCCGTCGGAGGCACCCTGCGCCCCGCCCGCTCGCCTGGAGTTCCCACGGCGATAGCGTAGGGGAGAACGATCGTTCTCCCCCGTTTCCCCGACACCCTCCGGAGTCCGAGTTGACCGAGGCCCCCCGCCCACCGCTGCCCCCGTTCACCCCGGAGACCGCCACCGTGAAGGTGCGCGCGGCGGAGGACGCCTGGAACACCCGCGACCCGCACAAGGTGTCCCTGGCCTACACGATCGACACCCACTGGCGGAACCGCGTCGAGTTCCTCGACGGCCGCGAGCAGGTCGTCGGGTTCCTGACGCGCAAGTGGCAGACGGAATTGGACTACCGGCTGATCAAGGAACTGTGGGCGGTGGCCGGCAACCGCATCGCGGTGCGTTTCGCCTACGAGCACCACGACGACGCCGGCACGTGGTTCCGCTCCTACGGCAACGAGAACTGGGAGTTCGACGAGCACGGACTCATGCGGATTCGACACGCCTCCATCAACACCGCGCCGATCGCGGAGTCCGACCGGCGCTACGACTGGCCGCTGGGGCCCCGACCCGCCGACCACCCCGGGCTGAGCCACTTCGGCTTCTGATTCGACGGTGTTCGACACCTGACATCTGTCGCGCGCGCCCGGTAGCTCAGGCCTCGCGCAGCGCTTTCAGCAGGCCGCCCAGGGCCTCGAGTTCGATCCCGTAGTACGACAGCGGCACGTTGAAGTGCGTGACGCCGACCGCCGCCAGTTTGCGGGCCCGCTCGATCGCACGCTCGGTGAGCACGTCGATCGACGACGCGGAATTCCAGTCGGCGGTAGCGGTCAGCGAGGCCCGCGCGCCGACCGTCGCCGGGTCGCGGCCGTAGTCCACGCAGGCCGCCCGGATCGAGTCCAGCGACTCGGCGATCTCGTCGTAATCGGCTGCCTCACGGGCGATCCAGCCGTCGCCGAGGGTGACCACCCGCCGGGCCGTCGCCTTGCTGCGCGCGTTGCCGCCCCACCACACCGGAACACCGCCCGGGGTGCGGGGGGCGGGCTCGGAAACCACGTCCTGGAAGCGGATCCACTTACCCTCGTAGGTGGACAGGCCCGGCGACCACAGCTCGCGGCAGGCGCGGATCGTGTCCTCGGTGCGCGCGGCGCGTTCGGCCGCCGGGATGCCCAACTGGTCGAACTCAGCCGCGTTCCAGCCACCGCCGACCCCGAGCACGAACCGGCCGTCGGAGATGACGTCGAGCGTCGAGGCCTGTCGGGCCAGCACGGCGAAGTTGTGCGCGGCACCGAGCAGGATCCCGGAGAACATCTTGATCCGGCTCGTCCGCGCCGCGATGGCCGCGAACATGACCAGGGTGTCGCAGCGGTCGCTGTGCTGCTCGGTCCGGCTGTGCTCGAAGTTTCCCGAGCCGCCGGGATGGTTCATGTCCGGCGTGTAGAGGAGGTGCTCGCCGTCCATGACGTCGTCGAAGCCGAGCTGCTCGAGCTGTCCGACGAGGTCCGGCACCGCACGCAACGTCGGCGCGTACCCCGGGACGACACCCGGCAGCTTGACCCCGAAGGACTGGTCCATCAACTCTCCCGACTCAGGCCGTGCGCCAACGCACGGACGGCACGCCGCCGAACTCGCCGAGCTCGGCGACCACGCGGTCGCCGACGGCGGGCGGCTTGTCCCCCGGAACGAGTCGGCCGACGACGTAGGGACCGTCGTCGAGCTCGACCATCGCGACCGTGTAAGGGATTTCTTCCTTCAACGAGGCCTGGAAGGCTCGGTGGTAGACGACGAAGCTCCAGATCGTGCCGGTGGGCGCGACCTCGACCCAGGTGGTCGAGCGGCTGTGGCAATCGGGGCAGCCGGACAGCGGCGGCCAGCGCAGCGCCTCGCACGAATTGCAGCGCTGCGCGGTGAAGCGGCCTTCGAGGATGCCTGCGAAGAACGGGCCCGCGACCGGGTCGTCGACCGGTGAGAGATCCCCACTCATGCCGCCACGCTCTCCTCGGTGGAGAGCACGGAGGCGGCGGCCTTCAGGAAGCCGTGACTCGACGCGTACAGCGCCACCTTCGGGTCGGCCAACTGCCGCTCGCCGGCCTGGCCGCGCAGCTGGCGCACCGCCTCGACCATGTGCATCCAGCCCCACGTGTAGCTCTCGGAAAGCTGTCCGCCGTGGGTGTTCAGCGGCAGGTCGCCACCGGGCAGCGTGTGTCCTTCGGCGAGGAACGGGCCGCCTTCGCCGAGGCCGCAGAAGCCGTAGTACTCGAGCATCTGCAGCGACCAGACCGCGGTCGGGTCCTGGATGTAGACGGCGTCCATGTCGGCGGGCGTCAGGCCGGTGGTCGACCAGATCGCCTTCGCGGAGTCCTTGAGCCAGGGGCGCATGAGGTTCTCCGGGTTGTGCTCGCCGCGCACTCCGGCGTGCTCGGCGATGCCGGACACGTACACCGGCTGCTGCGGCAGGTTCCGCGCCCGCTCCGCCGTGGTGACCACGACGGCCACGCCCCCGTCGGAGATCATCGTGACGTCGGAACGGCGTAACGGCTCGACCATGTACGGCTCGGCCAGATAGTCGGCCATTGTCATCGGCGTGCGGAAGATGGCGTTCGGGTTCTTCTGTGCCCACTGCCGCTGACCGACCGCGAGCATGCCGAACTGCTCGTCGGTGGTCCCGTAGAGGGCCTTGTGCCGTTGCAGCGCGAGCCCGGCCCGGCCGGAGATGTGCACAAGCCCGGCGGCGCTGGCCATGTCGGCGCCGTACATGGGCTTGCCGAAGTCGAACTTGGCCGTGCGCGCGTTGGCACCGTAGGTCAGCAGGATCGTGCTCGCCAGGCCGGAGACGATCGCCATCACCGCGAGGTGCAGCGAGAAGTTGCAGGTGCCGTAGTCCAGCGACTGCACGTAGGGCAGGTTGCGTCCGAGGAGTTGGCCGACGGTGACATCGTTGCCCTGCCCCTGCACCGACTTGCAGCCGATCAGGCCGTCGAGATCGTCGACGCTCAGGCCCGCGTCGGCCAGGGCGAGCAGCGCGGCGTCGACCGCGTTCTCCTCGACCGAGCGTCCGGGCAGCTCACCCTGGACGGTGTGCCCGATGCCGACGATGGCGGCCTGCCCCGCGATCGGGTTGCGACTACTGGCCATGCTCCGGGTCCAGACCTCGATCCTGTGGGACTGTCAACACGCATGTTTACAGAATGGAACCGCGAACGCAATCCTCACGACCCACGACGCCATCTCACTCCGCGGGCCCATTCTCGTCAACTCCAACGTTGACCAGGAATCGAATTCC is a genomic window of Sporichthyaceae bacterium containing:
- a CDS encoding TetR/AcrR family transcriptional regulator, which codes for MPPTEAVARGRALDGAEKLFYDHGVRAVGMDSVRDASGVSLKRLYGLFGSKEQLLVEALTARDQRWMASLQAAVDERAGVAARIGAVFEWLHEWFGEPGFRGCAFVNVFAELGSVSPAVAACAREHKERFRDLLHRETAAAGLDAQTADSIHLLAEGAIVNAALLGDREGARTAGATAARLLGAKSDDVSVPY
- a CDS encoding nuclear transport factor 2 family protein codes for the protein MTEAPRPPLPPFTPETATVKVRAAEDAWNTRDPHKVSLAYTIDTHWRNRVEFLDGREQVVGFLTRKWQTELDYRLIKELWAVAGNRIAVRFAYEHHDDAGTWFRSYGNENWEFDEHGLMRIRHASINTAPIAESDRRYDWPLGPRPADHPGLSHFGF
- a CDS encoding TIGR03619 family F420-dependent LLM class oxidoreductase, whose protein sequence is MDQSFGVKLPGVVPGYAPTLRAVPDLVGQLEQLGFDDVMDGEHLLYTPDMNHPGGSGNFEHSRTEQHSDRCDTLVMFAAIAARTSRIKMFSGILLGAAHNFAVLARQASTLDVISDGRFVLGVGGGWNAAEFDQLGIPAAERAARTEDTIRACRELWSPGLSTYEGKWIRFQDVVSEPAPRTPGGVPVWWGGNARSKATARRVVTLGDGWIAREAADYDEIAESLDSIRAACVDYGRDPATVGARASLTATADWNSASSIDVLTERAIERARKLAAVGVTHFNVPLSYYGIELEALGGLLKALREA
- a CDS encoding OB-fold domain-containing protein, giving the protein MSGDLSPVDDPVAGPFFAGILEGRFTAQRCNSCEALRWPPLSGCPDCHSRSTTWVEVAPTGTIWSFVVYHRAFQASLKEEIPYTVAMVELDDGPYVVGRLVPGDKPPAVGDRVVAELGEFGGVPSVRWRTA